TGAAATAGCCAATCAAGCCAAAAGCCGATTTATCGCCAATATGAGCCATGAATTTCGTACCCCTCTCCACGGCATCATGGGCTTCAGTCAACTGCTGTTAAAAGATGATCAAATTACCTTAGATCAGCAATCTAGCCTTAATACCATTCATCGCAGTAGTGAACATTTACTCTCTCTAGTCAACGAAGTCATTACCCTCTCCAAGGTTGAAGCAGGAATGCTCACCTACGAGTCCAAGGATGTGAACCTTCACGACCTTTGTGAGGGAGTGCAAGACTTATTTTCCCTACAAGCTGTTTCCAAGAACATCCAGTTTCAAATTTACCTTGCCCCTGATATTCCTCAATATGTGAGAACTGACGCTCAAAAACTCAGGCAAATTCTCATCAACTTACTAGGAAATGCCCTCAAGTTTACGAAGCAAGGAAGTGTTGATTGCCAAGTGCAATGGCGATCCGCTAGCTCTGAAGCTTCGTCCCACCAATTAAGGTTTACTATCCAAGATACGGGACCAGGAATTCCTGAGCATTTGCTGCCTCAACTGTTTAACTCCTTTACCCAAGATCCATTGACTCGCGATAGCTTTGGAGGCATTGGATTAGGACTAACCCTTTGCCAAAGATTTATCCATCTACTGAAAGGAGACATTTCAATAGATAGTGTTGAAGGCAAAGGTACGACCGTCAGCTTTCATATTCCAGTTGAATTGGGTGAGCCTGTTCTAGAACTCTCTGTGTCCCAAAAGACCGCCGTAGGGCTGGCAGAAAATCAAATCCCCTATCGAATTCTGGTCGTAGAAGATTATTCTGATAACCGCGAGATTTTAGTCATGATGCTGGAAACGGTAGGGTTTGAAGTCAAAGAAGCAGAGAATGGCCAAGAGGCAGTGGACTTCAATCAAACTTGGCATCCTCATTTGATCTGGATGGATTTACAATTGCCTCTGCTCAATGGTCTAGAGGCGACGCGACTGATCAAAGCCCAGACCCAAAACCCACCCGTGATCATTGCCATCACAGCCCAAGCTCTTGAAGCTGATGAAGTGAAAGCGCTCAAAGCAGGGTGTGACGACTATCTACGCAAACCTTACAAAGCTACTCAAGTTTTTGACAAAATGGCTCAGCATTTGGATATTACTTATCGTTATGACACTCCCAGCCCTACTAGACCTGCAACAAATCCTATTCCCCTAACAATAAAGCAGTTAGACTCTATGCCACGCTCTTGGGTACAGCTACTGCACGAGGCTGCGATTAAGTTAGATGAAGATATGCTTGATCAGTTGATGAAAGACATTCCTCATGACCAACCTTCCCTAAAATCTTCATTGGAATATCTCATGACCACCTATCAATATGACGTGATCATGGAGGCGACCCAAGCGATTTTGAGAGAATGAATAATGCTTCAACCTACTGGTAGAGATTTAGTTCATTTGTGCCGTTATCCTGACTCTAGCCGCTCGTTCTTTTTGGAGATATTCACCCTATGCCATCATTGAGTAACGCCCTCTTTTTAGCTCAGGTTGAGCATGATCCGATGCACCGCCTGAATTTCTCACAAGCTCTTACTAAATTCATCTACAATCCAGTCTCAGCAGGACTTACAGAGAACTTAGTAAAATAACACTCTGCATTTTGATTAAGCCTCGGTATTCTTGGCATCTAATGGTTTGGCTTAGTAAATGTAGAAAAATCTAGCATCCGCATTAGAGGCGTCCACCAGCCCGCTCTAGCCAAATTGTTAAAGCGTGCGCTCACAGAGGTCAATGCGAAATTCAACTCCGTGTTGAGTGAACCCTAATCGTTGATATAGATCATGAACATGTGGCCTGGAAATACGACTCGTTGCAATGAGTTTGTAGCAATTTGCCTCTTTAGCTAATTCAATCACTTGTTTAACGAGCTCTGAACCTATTCCATTACCTCGACAGGACTCATCCACGTACACATCTTCCATTAAGCCAAACGGTTGATCGTGTAAATCGTTGCACATCAGATAAATGTAAGCTCTTCCAACCTCAACTCCATTGTCTGTAACAGAGATGCGGATGCCCTTAGCTTCAATGTTTCTTCTTTCAAAATCCAAGTCCTTATCCCTTCCATTTATTTGATCGCCAATTTTAGATAAAATTTGCAGGCTACAACTTAAAACCTGAATATTGTACAAGTCTTGAGTAAAAGGGGCCAAAAAACAGCGAGAATGCAATTACCACAAAGCTTCTAGCGGTTTTATTGTATGACCCCAACTACAACAGAGTGTACTTCAAAGACCTACGACTTTGGCAAGCTCGGCTCTCGCCCCATCCTGGCAGATTTCAACGGTGGCACCCTCACCAGTGATGCAGGTCTACTACTGATCAAGCAGGTAGACGAGCAGTTTCACATTACCCAGCACTTTACGGAATGCTTCATCGACCAACGCAACCCAAACCGCATTCAACACCATCTATGTGACCTTGTAGCCCAACGAGTGTATGGCATCATCCAAGGCTATGAAGACCTCAATGACCATGATGTGTTACGCCACGAGCCGATGTTCAACATTGCGGTGGGACAACTCGAAAAGAGTCATCCTCGCTGTGCACCTCTTGCTGGGAAAAGTACTCTCAATCGTTTGGAGCAAGCCCCTCATGGTGATGCTGAGTCCCTCAACCGACGCTACGTACGGTTTGCCCTCAACCCTGATGCCATGAAGACGTTTTTCGTGGAGCGCTTTGTTCAGCTCACACCCACAAAGCCAGAGCATATCGTGATTGATATAGATGTCACTGACGACATGGCCCATGGTCAGCAGGAACAGGTCTTTTTCAATCCCTACTATCACCATGAGTGCTTTGCTCCGCTGTTGATCTTTTGTGGGACACATTTACTGGCAGCCCAGTTACGTCCTTCCAATGTGGACCCTGCAGCAGGAGCGTTGGAGCAATTGCAATGCATCATCCCTTGTCTACGGTGTCATTGGCCTGAGGTCGAAATTACGGTCCGCGCTGATAGTGCCTATGCACGCAATGACATTATGGACTGGTGCGAAGGGGAAAACGTGGATTATGTGATCGCCATGGCGGCGAATGACCGTTTAGTTCGCATGAGTAAAGATATCGAAGCTAAAGCCAAGGCTGAGTTTGAGCGGTGTCAGACGGTAGAGCCACCGCTGGAAGGGACTCCATGGTATCGCTCTCTCAACTATCAGACCCTTCACTCCTGGAGTAAAAGACGACGGGTGGTTGCTAAGGTCACCTATGACGAAAAAGGCGTGCATCATCGGTTTGTGGTCACCTCTTTTCCGGCATCAGAGGTGATTCCCAGTAAGCTCTACGAAGATGAGTACTGCCCAAGGGCAAATATGGAAAATCGGATCAAAGAACACCAGCTTGAATTGTTCAGTGACCGCACTTCGGCCCATTGGTTTGAGAGCAATCAACTGCGCCTCTGGTGGTCATCTGTGGGATATGTTTTGCTCAATGCCCTGCGCGAACATGGGCTCGCCGATACGCCGCTCAAAGCAGCACAGCTAGGAACCATTCGCCTGAAGCTGCTCAAAGTAGCCGCTCAAATCCGCTTCAGTGTCCGCCGTATTTATGTCGGCATCAACTCACACTGTCCTTGGCAGCAGTGGTTTGAGCACGCCATTCTCAGATTAAAACGATGGCCTGCTCCCACCTAGACGGAAGTGATAGGCAAACCCAGGTAAATAGTGAATTGCAAGGGAATGATAACCCTAGCTTTGCGATGTCCATTTTTGCTAAAAATCGAAGTCTTCTAGTGAATTCCTCCATCACTGGAGCAAGTAAACCTGTGACCGTACCTTTCAATGACAATATTGGAATGGATCAACGGATGGTTGTAGCCAATTCGGCCTTCTGATTACTGCTTGTGAGAAATGCAGGACCGGGGGATGAGACGATATGGGCTGCGAGATACTTAGTGCGATCTCAAATCCGGTAGCTTAGGTCTCGATACCGCATCCGTCGAGAGATCTGGCATCTTGCGCCGATGCCGCCACATAATCCAGCCCGTCATGATCAAAATGCTGGGGGATAGGCCCATACATACATACAGAATACGGGTCGGTAGCCCCCCGAAGAATCCGTAATGGATGGCGGGAAACGTATTGATGATGAAATCGCCTCGAGATCTCCCTGTATACAGCCCCCAAGTGCGAATGAGATCACCACTATATTTATCAAATTCCAGCACACCACAATCATAGGTGTCATAACACTGCACCCAATCGATAATTCCAGTCGGCTCACTACCGATATAGGCATTCGAGAAACGACTGCCCGGTAAAGTGGCTTCAGCCATTTTCACCATCTTGGGTAAATGTTGGCCCAATAACCCGACCGTTATAACGTTAGGAATTGGACGAGAATAAACCGGTACATCAACCCCTTGATCCGTTGGTCCAGGTTGGCTAAAGGTCAGGGCATAGATAGCTGGCATGGTCCAAGAGCTGTAGTTCCAGCAAAACCCCGTAAAAGTTGCCATGGCCAAAAAGAGACTGGCAAGAATGCCCACTACTTTATGAACATCAAAGTTGCGCCGTTTAATATGCCCTTGCCACTTGATTTTGAAACCGGCGATCAGCTTGCGCCAGCCGGGCCATAGGATCGTGCCAGATAGGCAGAGGAGTGTCGTGAGCAGCCCCACAGCCCCCACAAAATAGAGTCCCCACTGCCCCGCAAAGAGACCTTCATGAAATGCCAGAAGTGACGCCCAAAAAGCGTCAATGTCATCCGTATTCGTTTCATTACCAATCACTTCCGCCGTATAAGGGTTGAGATAGAGGAGATGGAACTGATCCGCCATGTCAGAATAGCCAAAATAAATGGGTTCATCTGCCTGGAAAAACCGATGTTCACTCTCAGCCAATTCGGTTATTTCATGGAATTGAGGGACATTGGCTTGCGCATACGCTTCGGCCCGTTGATACAGTACCGGTAAGGGCAACCGTTCATCTTCTGGCTGAATTACAGGAAGTTGGCTTTTGATCTGAGTGTTAGAGAGTTCAGGAGAGAAGACCAATAGGCTCCCCGTTAACCCCACGACTGCAATAACCAGCCCAATCCCTAGACCAACGATCCGGTGAAAGGTGAAAACCCAGGTTCTGATTTTTTTGGAACTGATTAATACCATTGATCTTTACTGCTTAAAACTGAACGGATACAGTACCCTGGACAGTAAATGGTGCCCCCACCAAGGTCAACCCCGCCACATTACCTTCGAAGTAACGCGTATTGAATAAGTTCTTGAAGTTCAACTGGACATTCCAATGTTTGCGGCGATAGAACAAGCTCGCATCAACCCGCAGATAGTCTGGCAATACAAAATCGTTCGGGATTGCGGCTTCGCGGTTGCCCACATAAAATAATCCCAGCCCACCCCCTAAGCCTTGAAAACGACCTGACTGGTGTTCATAGGTGGTCCACAGACTGGCCCCCACTCCGGGAGCATTCTCCAACAGGTTCCCTTCAGGATTAAACTCATCTCCTCTGGTGATGACAGAGTCATTGACGAAGGTCGAGGCAATAATATTCCAGCCCGGCAGCACCTCGCCCCCAATATCAAACTCCAGGCCACGACTTCTAACTTCACCAATCGGAATGGAAAAATCGTCATCCAGCGGATCAACCCTAAGGACATTGGATTTGGTGATTTGGTAGGCCACCAGAGTAGCTGCTAGCTTGCCCCATTCAGCTTTGATGCCGACTTCAAACTGAGTACCGCGTTCCGGTTCAATCACTTCACCCTCCCGAGTTCGGGCATTATTGGGCGAAAAGGAACGATTGAAATTCGCATACAGGGAAACGGGCTGAATGGGTTGATAGACAATGCCAATCCGAGGAGAGAAGGCTTGGTCATTAAAGTTGGCGGGAAAGTCCGCCCGCTCTCCTTCAAACACTTCAAATCCTTCTTCGTCATAATTCAAAAAGTCATATCGTCCACCCACCAGGAGCTTGAGGGTAGGGGTTAATGGTTAGTGTCCCTATTTATTCGCCACGGTTTTTGAGGCGATCATGCTTGGCATGATCCCTACGAGAGACGAGAAAGAAAATCGCTAAACAGCTCTCCTCATTTGGGAAAGCACCAATTTCGTCAGCCTTGGTTCGGAATTTCCGGAACAGCCTTTCTAGCGCATTGGAAGTACGAATCAGCGAATGAAGGGATTCATCAAAATCATAGAAACTCAAGGTCAGGGCAAAATCTTTGATGAAGGTTCTAACAGCATCGGGTTCAAGGTCTGTCCATTTCTGTGCAAACACGAGCAACGTCACAATCGCTTCTTCCCAGTCTGGCGCTTTATAGATAGCATAGGCATCGTGTTTAATTTGTGAATATCGCAGCTTCTTTGCTTCAGAGTGGGAGAGTTCTTGTCCTTGAGCATCCAGGTGTGGCAATTGCTCATAGCCCAAATGCCGGAGCATCGCTCGAACCTTGTGGGTAATGCATCGTTGATGTTGTGCGAGGGGAAACAGAGCGCGAATTACCTTAGGTAGTCCAGTGGTGCCATCACTGACAATCAGCTTCACCAAATGGGTTTGCAATCCTCGGTGCCGCAGGTGCTCAAAGAACAGTAGCCAGGCTGCCTCAGATTCTTGGACAGCCATTTCGTAATGAAGAACGGTTTGTGTCCCATCTGGCCATATCGCCATGGCCACTAAGATGACTCGGTCTTCCGCACGACGTAGCTTCCGGATATGTCCAGCTTGGTCTTCCCAAAAGTCTTCGGAGGCGCATTGAACACTCGCCCACACTCCATCAACAATCAGAATAAAAGGGGTTTTCTCAAGACGAGTTTGACGACTTTGGAGCATTTGCTTCTGAGCTTTGAGAGTAATCCGGTTAATGGCATTCACGGATAAAACTGCTCCCAGGATCTCATAGAGAGCTTCTTGCAAGTCTCGAAGCGATAAACCCATGACATACAAGCCCAGGCAAAACTCTAGAAGGCTACCGAGGGCTCGTTGGTAACGCTCTAGAATCTTCCACTCTCGGTCTGCATTCCCTTTCCGTAGTTTCGGGACAGATAGTTGAGCAATCCTGCCGTACTGGGTATCAAGAACCCGCTGATAATAGCCTGAACGTCGAGGGCGAGTCCCTTGAAGCTCTGATAGATAAGCTTGGACTTCTTCGTCTAGTGCTGACTCTACTGCTATCTGGGTAACTCGGTTAGCCTCAAGGCGCAGGGTTGCTTCTAAAGCTTTGTTAATAGAGGCATATGAACTTTGAGACTGGATACGGATAATCTGCTGCTCACGTTGGGAAATGTTCATCAAGGAGTGCTCCGAATTCTCTATTATCAGAGCATTTCAGCTATTCCAGCTCATGGCGAATAAATCAAGACACTAACGAATATTTAGACCTCAAGGTTATCGGGATTGACGAGATTTCTCTGAAAAGAGGCCATCGTGATTTTGTAGTTTTGATCACGATTCCTACCACAGGCGGAGTAGACATATTGGCAGTTCTGGCTGACCGTAAACAACAGACCGTTGCAAATTTTCTTCAATCGATTCCCCTTCATTTACGCCAAACCATTGAGCGGGTTTGTACTGATATGTATCAAGGATCGCTCTTTATGGATTCCAGGGATCGGGCAACAGAAGGCCATTGCCAAAGGTATAATGCCGTGAATCCCCCTCTGAGCCTGTACTGTAGTTCATGACTAATACTTCACTGATCAATCTTGAGACGTTAATTGATGATGCCAAGTGCTTCGAAATCCTGCGCCAACTTCGATGGCCACAAGGTATCGATTGCTATGATTGTCAATCCACAGAAATCGTCAAGCGAGGCTTTGATGAAGCTCAACCATTGCGTCAACGCTATCAGTGTAAGGCTTGTCACAAACGCTTCGACGACTTGAGTAATACGATTTTTGCAGGACATCATCAGCCTCTACAGACTTGGATTGTATGCTTGTACTTCCTGGGATTGAACCTGTCCAATCACCAAATTGCTCATGAACTTGACCTCAATAAAGATGATGTTCAGGATATGACATCTCAATTACGTTCTGGCATTGTTGCTACAAAGCCTGTCGTCACCTTGCAAGGGGAAGTTGAGTGTGATGAAGCCTATGTTATTGCTGGCCATAAAGGACGGCCAGAAGCGGTCAAAAAAAAGAGAGGAAGGGGCGCCGTCGTCGTCTGAAGACAAAATCCGGCAGAGGAACATTGAAGAAAGAGAAACCTCCGATCTTCGGCATGATCCAGCGTCAAGGAGAAGTTATTCTGAGGATGCTTCCCAATGTAAAGCAAGCCACCATTGCTCCGATAATCCAAGACTCTATCGTTGCTGGAACGTTGATTTACACTGATGAGTACAGCATTTATTCTCGTCTAACAAAGTGGGGATATGAACATAAAACCGTCTGTCACAGTGCGGGAGAATATGCTCGTGATGAGGATGGAGACGGATTCTTTGAAGTACATGTCAATACGATGGAAGGGTTCTGGTCCTTACTTCGATCTTGGCTGAGGCCGCACAGAGGTATTTCGCAAGAGAAGTTGCCGCTATATCTGGGTTTCTTTGAGTTCGTCCATAACACTCGGAAGCGAGGGAAGGGATTGCTTTCAGCTCTTTTAGAATGCCTCCTCAAGTAGATCCCTGGAATCCATAAAGAGCGTTACCCCTTAATGTAAGACTTGTCTTTGAAAAGTATAACGATAGTTAAGAAAACTAATGTTCGAAATATGTGTAAGAGAAATGTGACAGGCTCTGAAAATCTACTTGCAATAAAAATTGTAGGCGAATAAAATCCAGTTTTATTTATAAGGCCAATAACTGATGAAGAGTAAAGATAATTAGCTGAAGTACAACCAAATATAATTTCAGGGCAATTATATTTGGACAGAAGAAATAAGACAAGAAAAATCGCGAGATAGTTTGTTATAAACAAGTATGGTGAATCTAGGGCCGACAAAGAGAATATTAAGCTAATAGAAGCAGATAAAAAGTATGGAGAAGGAATAATTAGACTGAAGGATTGCAGAAAGTACCCAATCCTGAATATACCAAAAATTCCAGATAGATAGGTAAACGGTAGTATGAAAAAGAGAGAACCTATCCAATCCCAAAATCTAATATCTGAATTTAGTTGGATGTTATCAGGAAATAAAATTACTATTACAAGAAGAGTTAAACATCTTATCAGGAAAAATATTGCGAAAACATAGAATGCTTTCTTCCAATCAGTCTTCCTTCCTGAAATAGCTAGAGATGATAGTCTTCTCTGGTGAATTTTTTCAGTAATTATATAGAGTAATCCAATAAATGATATTAGTATGCATGATAAAAATAAGTATTGTATTGTCCAAGGCTGCTGATTAAACCATTGCCTGAACTGACCTGTCTGTGCACCACTAAATGCTCCCCATAGCCCGAAAGCAATGGCACATATAAAAAGCCAAAGGAAAAATGATAGAAATGCTAAAAAATATTGTTTCCAGCCATTCTTACCTAGATGTACTAAATCTAAATATGTAGATTTCATTGCATGTTACCTCTGATTTCTTATTGCTCAAAAATATCCTTTGTTAGTCCATGTCATACACACAAGTCTGATTTAAACTGAGAAATCAGACTGCGCTTTAGGAATGAAGATGTGGGGTTAACCCCAGGGCTATTTCATTCAAAATTGAGCGATGATGTGCCGGTTGCTGAACTTCAAAGAAAGCGTAAATAATTGCAATTTAATTCTTGTTAAGCCAAAACCTAGACTTTTATTGAAAATGATGTTTGAATTCATCAATTAGAAAAGTGTTGATAGCATTATTTACGCTTACAGCAGGGAACAAGTTATAGCTAAGTCTAACCATGGGATAAAACCCGAAATGAGCGGGCAATTAAATTAGCCAATCTACTGATTCAAAGCTACGACGCTCAACATCTAACAAATTTGAGTCTGTATGGTGAAGTCGCCAATCCTGCAAGATGTAATAAATTCGCTCGTTGTAATTGACCCAGTCATCTGCATACGTATCTGTCAAAGACTCTGGACCCGGGCTATTTCCCCCGCCTAAGTCATGATATTTTATGAGATCGTCTTTGATTCGTTCATCCCCAATAGCAAAATAGTCAACTAAATAGTTAGTGTACTGAGCTACAGTTGGATCATGCTCTGGAACATTGAATGCCACACTGCTAGAGCGTCCAGGATACTCTACTTTGATTGCTTCATTTGCTCTATCAGTACCTAAGTTTCCAGAAAAAAGATTAACGACATCACCATACCAGGGGATTTCTGTAAGGATGTCGTCAAGCGTTTCGTCTATGAGGAGCTGTTCATGCTGAACCAAGTTGTAGTTCCCTACTAGCGTTAGTTCCTGCTTTCTCTGCAAATTAGTCTCAAATCGTGCTTCATACCAAGCTTCAAAGCCATCTGAAAATTTTTGTTGGTCTGGATCTAACTGTTCAAGAAATGTTTGTAGTTTTTCTGTATTAGGTGTGGCGTCACCTATAAATTCTTCGTAGAAAGCAGCCAATTTTGGAGCTAGTTCTTCAAATAATAAAAGGTTCCCCTCTGCTATTTTTGTTCGCTGTGGACCTGTTGCCCCATTTGTAATGACAAGAGGTACCCCTCCTTCATTACGAATGACTTTACCGACGGCATCAGATGCCCAAACACCCCAATGTGCCCAATTAGCGCCTGAGTTCTCTCCTAGGAATTCGTCTAGCCGGACAGCAATCTCAGCGTAGGTTGCGGTGATCAGTTGGTTCCGGACACCTGTATTAGTCTCAGGGAGATGAGTAATTAAATCGACTGCTCCAGATAAATCAGATGTGTGTCTCAAACCTGCAGCAGCAAGGGCTTGTAATCCCTCAGATGGTATCGAGTTCTCATCTGAGATGTTGGTGCCAGAGATATCCGCATCGCCACTCATGATAAAGGCATATGCAGCGGCTGGATCATCTGCAAAGACTTGCCTGTCTAAAAGTGATTGATTTAAGTCAGCAAAGTTCAAGCTCCCATCTGGTAGATCATAGCGACCACTTGTCGTTTCGATTTGCTGGTAGAAATTGCGATCGTCTAGCAGATATTGAGCTGCATCCCTCAAATCTTCAGCATAAACGTAATAACCAGTGGAATACTTTGCACTGACAACAGCGTTTAGATCATCGGTCGAAATTGAACTATCAGGATTCTTGTGTTGTTTCGCAATATCGAGTTTATCAGCGTTGTTATAGATGGTTCGTAGATGCTGGTTTTGTGTCAAGAAAACATTGATTTCATCAATATCGAACTTAGAGTCTTCTCTGAGATCTCCAACAGCGCTGGCATCTCCATTGATTCTGAAGGCTTTCGCGAAGGAATCACTATCGTTTGCAACTTCCATGCGGGCAAACAGGATCGGATTATCAACGAGATACTGGGCAGCTTGCTGTAGCTCAGCATCAAAACTTTCGTCTGGATCAGCAATGATTTCAAGATCGGCCATACCAATGACGCTATCGATGTCTCCCTTACCCGCTGCAACATCAAAGACATCAGCGTTATTGCGAATCACGTCGAATGCTCGCATCGGAGTCATTGCCTGTTCATTTGACAAAGCGAGTGGAATAGGTTTTTCGCTTGTCGTTGGCGGTTGGGTTGATGACGGTTGAGAGACTGGTGTTAGAGACTGAGGTTCTGGAGAGGAATCAGGCAGATGTGCCGTATCCTCTAGTATTGGTGTCAGAGATTGAGGCTCTGGAGAGGAGTTAGGCAGATGTGCTGTATCATCAGGAGCTGGAGACTGAGGCTGACCGCTGGCCGTCGTTAAATTTAACCGATAAGATGTGCTTTCAGAGCCAGCTTCGGTAATTCGTACATAGTACTCCCCGGCCTCTAGCGTTTCTTGAATACGGTTGTTGGTGACTGTGTCTGCAGATCCGATTGTTCTACCCTTGCTGTCAAGCAAAGCGAGTTTCAGATCACTCTTCACATCAGGACCGCCAACATAAAGTTCAACCTCTTCAGGTTGCTCTAGGTTGAACTTGTAGACATCTTGCCGATCAAATTCATATCGCGATCTCTGATAGCCTAAGCTATCAGAAATATTGGAACCACCATTTTCAAGTGATATCTGCGTCGCCGTCGAAAGAGCATCATTGGGACGGGTCGAATCTTCTGGATCTTCGAGATGATGCCAATCTAAGGCTGACCAAGATTGAGCATCAACAACGCTCTCAAATCCAAGGCCATGTCCGTGATGGAAACGGCTAACAGCATCCGCAGTCTCTTTTCCAAAGTCTCCATCGGCCCCTCCCAGCGGTAGCTCATAGCCTAGATCAAGTAGTCTTTCCTGTAGCTCCTGTACTTTTGTCCCACTATCGCCAATTTGTAGTGTGCCCCCGTCATCAGAACTTTCTGGTGCTGATGACGGGGGAGCAGCAGGAATAGAGGCAGAACTCGCTTCACCAGGCCCCTGAGCCTCAAAACTGAATGAGGCTGCCCACGTTTGAGGTCCAACAATTCCATTATTTTCTAGTTCTGGATAAAGTTCCTGAAACGCCTGGGCAACTCCACGGCTTTGAGGTCCGAACTCACCATCAACAGCAATATCCCAACCCAAGTTCTGCATTTTCTGCTGCCAAAGCTGCACATTTGGGTCGTAGCTCAGAGAGTCGCCAGACTCGTATTCAAGTCTGTAGCCTGGGTACTCAGAGGAGGGTAGTGGACCTGGGGCTGTGACTGGTGGTACATCGCTTCCTCCTGTAGGTAGTTCTGAACCAGCTTCCCAGCCATTATCTTGCCACTGCTGAATCCGTTGTTCAGAGGCTTCAAAGTGCCCTGGATCTTCAAAGTTTCCAAATCTGGCCCCCCAGACATAACCTTTTTCATGAAAGTAGGGCGCGAGTTCAACGAGACCTCTATTGGTTAAACTATCTTCAGCGAAATCAAATGCTCCGCCAAAATTAAGGTCAATTGCTGTCCCCCAAGAGTGGTTAGAAATCGTTCCTGGTCTTTCATGGCCAGAGCTGTTTTTCTTAGGACGTATGTTTAACAAGCCACTGAGCTGTATTTGCTCATAGAGTGCGGGTTTTTCTGCTTTAACTTTGGCGAAAATCTCCTGCAAATCATCAAGCATTGGTCTGAGACCCGGCACCGTAAAAGGGCCTACATTTCGACTTTCAATTAGATTCTGATACTCAGGGGTAGCTCCGCCTATATTGGGGTTACCGATGGTAGCCAGCA
The genomic region above belongs to Acaryochloris marina S15 and contains:
- a CDS encoding IS1380 family transposase translates to MTPTTTECTSKTYDFGKLGSRPILADFNGGTLTSDAGLLLIKQVDEQFHITQHFTECFIDQRNPNRIQHHLCDLVAQRVYGIIQGYEDLNDHDVLRHEPMFNIAVGQLEKSHPRCAPLAGKSTLNRLEQAPHGDAESLNRRYVRFALNPDAMKTFFVERFVQLTPTKPEHIVIDIDVTDDMAHGQQEQVFFNPYYHHECFAPLLIFCGTHLLAAQLRPSNVDPAAGALEQLQCIIPCLRCHWPEVEITVRADSAYARNDIMDWCEGENVDYVIAMAANDRLVRMSKDIEAKAKAEFERCQTVEPPLEGTPWYRSLNYQTLHSWSKRRRVVAKVTYDEKGVHHRFVVTSFPASEVIPSKLYEDEYCPRANMENRIKEHQLELFSDRTSAHWFESNQLRLWWSSVGYVLLNALREHGLADTPLKAAQLGTIRLKLLKVAAQIRFSVRRIYVGINSHCPWQQWFEHAILRLKRWPAPT
- a CDS encoding TonB-dependent siderophore receptor; its protein translation is MGGRYDFLNYDEEGFEVFEGERADFPANFNDQAFSPRIGIVYQPIQPVSLYANFNRSFSPNNARTREGEVIEPERGTQFEVGIKAEWGKLAATLVAYQITKSNVLRVDPLDDDFSIPIGEVRSRGLEFDIGGEVLPGWNIIASTFVNDSVITRGDEFNPEGNLLENAPGVGASLWTTYEHQSGRFQGLGGGLGLFYVGNREAAIPNDFVLPDYLRVDASLFYRRKHWNVQLNFKNLFNTRYFEGNVAGLTLVGAPFTVQGTVSVQF
- a CDS encoding transposase, with the translated sequence MNISQREQQIIRIQSQSSYASINKALEATLRLEANRVTQIAVESALDEEVQAYLSELQGTRPRRSGYYQRVLDTQYGRIAQLSVPKLRKGNADREWKILERYQRALGSLLEFCLGLYVMGLSLRDLQEALYEILGAVLSVNAINRITLKAQKQMLQSRQTRLEKTPFILIVDGVWASVQCASEDFWEDQAGHIRKLRRAEDRVILVAMAIWPDGTQTVLHYEMAVQESEAAWLLFFEHLRHRGLQTHLVKLIVSDGTTGLPKVIRALFPLAQHQRCITHKVRAMLRHLGYEQLPHLDAQGQELSHSEAKKLRYSQIKHDAYAIYKAPDWEEAIVTLLVFAQKWTDLEPDAVRTFIKDFALTLSFYDFDESLHSLIRTSNALERLFRKFRTKADEIGAFPNEESCLAIFFLVSRRDHAKHDRLKNRGE
- a CDS encoding PepSY domain-containing protein, translated to MVLISSKKIRTWVFTFHRIVGLGIGLVIAVVGLTGSLLVFSPELSNTQIKSQLPVIQPEDERLPLPVLYQRAEAYAQANVPQFHEITELAESEHRFFQADEPIYFGYSDMADQFHLLYLNPYTAEVIGNETNTDDIDAFWASLLAFHEGLFAGQWGLYFVGAVGLLTTLLCLSGTILWPGWRKLIAGFKIKWQGHIKRRNFDVHKVVGILASLFLAMATFTGFCWNYSSWTMPAIYALTFSQPGPTDQGVDVPVYSRPIPNVITVGLLGQHLPKMVKMAEATLPGSRFSNAYIGSEPTGIIDWVQCYDTYDCGVLEFDKYSGDLIRTWGLYTGRSRGDFIINTFPAIHYGFFGGLPTRILYVCMGLSPSILIMTGWIMWRHRRKMPDLSTDAVSRPKLPDLRSH
- a CDS encoding GNAT family N-acetyltransferase, which codes for MAPFTQDLYNIQVLSCSLQILSKIGDQINGRDKDLDFERRNIEAKGIRISVTDNGVEVGRAYIYLMCNDLHDQPFGLMEDVYVDESCRGNGIGSELVKQVIELAKEANCYKLIATSRISRPHVHDLYQRLGFTQHGVEFRIDLCERTL